The DNA segment CGCGGACAAGCTGCTGCTGTTTGGCGCCGAGCCGGGCTTGCTCGATGAGAATGGCCGGCTGGTGCGTGAGTTGCGGCCACAGCAGGTCGCGCCGCATCTGCTCCGCCTGGGTACTGACTATCAGGGTGAATTGCTCGATGCCGCCGCCGAGGCCTGCAAAGGCGGCGTGGCGCGCAGTCATATCGTCAGTTATGCCGATGACGGTGCGCTGCTCACCGAGCTGTTCACCCGCGACGGCGGCGGCACCCTGGTAGCCCAGGAGCAGTTCGAGATTGTCCGTGAGGCGACCATCGAGGATGTCGGCGGCCTGCTGGAACTGATCAGCCCGCTGGAAGAGCAGGGCATTCTGGTGCGCCGCTCGCGTGAGGTGCTTGAGCGTGAGATCGAGCAGTTCAGCGTGGTCGAGCGCGACGGCATGATCATCGCGTGTGCGGCGCTGTATCCAATTGCTGATTCCGAAGCGGGGGAGCTGGCGTGTCTGGCGGTGAACCCGGAGTACCGTCATGGCGGGCGCGGCGATGATTTGCTCGAGCGGATCGAGACGCGGGCGCGGGCGTTGGGGTTGAAAACCCTTTTCGTGCTGACTACGCGCACGGCGCACTGGTTCCGCGAGCGCGGCTTTGAGCCAAGCGGCGTCGAACGGCTGCCGGCGGCGCGGGCGTCGCTGTACAACTTCCAGCGTAATTCGAAGATTTTCGAGAAGTCGATCTAAGCGGGGGCAGTGCTAGGCATTATCTCAGCGCTGCCTGTACTGGGGCTGCACAGCAGCCCCAGTACACACGACACAAAGCGCACTACGAAAAACGCCGTCTGAGAAGACGGCGTTTTCATTTACACGGTATGCAGATACCAGTTGTACTCGAGGTCAGAGATCGAGTGCTCGAACTCCTCCAGCTCGCTCTCCTTGCACGCGACAAAGATGTCGATGTACTTCGGATCGATGTACTTGTTGAGGATCTCGCTGTCGTCCAACTCGCGCAGCGCATCGCGCAGGTTGTTCGGCAGGCTTTGCTCCAGCTGCTCGTACGAGTTGCCTTCGATTGGCGCGCCAGGCTCGATCTTGTTGGTCAGGCCATGGTGCACGCCTGCCAGCACGGCCGCCATCATCAGGTACGGGTTGGCGTCGGCACCGGCTACACGGTGCTCAAGACGCACGGCATCCGGCGAGCCGGTGGGTACGCGTAGGGCCACGGTGCGGTTGTCCAGGCCCCAGCTCGGCGCGTTGGGCACGTAGAACTGAGCGCCGAAACGGCGGTACGAGTTGACGTTCGGGCAGAGGAACGCCATCGACGCGGGCAGGGTCTCGAGCACACCGCCGACAGCGTGACGTAGCGCGGCGTTCTGCTCGGGATCCTCGCTGGTGAAGATGTTGTTGCCATCTTTGTCCAGCACGGAAATGTGTACATGCAGGCCGTTGCCTGCCTGGCCCGGGTAGGGCTTGGCCATGAAGGTGGTGTCCATTTCATGGTCGTAGGCGATGTTCTTGATCAAGCGCTTGAGCAGCACCGCG comes from the Pseudomonas urmiensis genome and includes:
- the argA gene encoding amino-acid N-acetyltransferase — its product is MPEYVNWLRHASPYINAHRDCTFVVMLPGDGVEHPNFGNIVHDLVLLHSLGVRLVLVHGSRPQIESRLSARGLTPHYHRGMRITDAATLDCVIDAVGALRVAIEARLSMDMAASPMQGSRLRVASGNLVTARPIGVLEGVDYHHTGEVRRIDRKGISRLLDERSIVLLSPLGYSPTGEIFNLACEDVATRAAIELGADKLLLFGAEPGLLDENGRLVRELRPQQVAPHLLRLGTDYQGELLDAAAEACKGGVARSHIVSYADDGALLTELFTRDGGGTLVAQEQFEIVREATIEDVGGLLELISPLEEQGILVRRSREVLEREIEQFSVVERDGMIIACAALYPIADSEAGELACLAVNPEYRHGGRGDDLLERIETRARALGLKTLFVLTTRTAHWFRERGFEPSGVERLPAARASLYNFQRNSKIFEKSI